In the genome of Candidatus Delongbacteria bacterium, the window CGGGAGCCAATGCGCTGCACGGCAACGGCAACGGGGGCACTGTCTGGGATTTCTTCAACAACACCAGCAGCGCTGTCCAGGCCGTGGGCAACTGGTGGGGCACGGTTGACCCGGCCACTGTCGAGCAACACATCAATGACAACAACGATGGGGCCTATGGCGAAGTGAGTTTCCTGCCGCTGCGTGAGGATTCCCTGCTGGTGCCGCTGGTTTCTCCCGGTCTGGGCTGGGCCCTGGCCCCGGCGAGCGGCGCGCTGATGCTGCATCCTGCCAGCCACTTCCGGATGGGCAGCACACTGGACATCACCCTTTCCGGCGACGGTGACTGGATCTGGCAGGGCGACAGCCTGGCCTGGAGCCCACTTCCCGCGAGCCCCAACCCCGCCCTGCTGGTGCTGGAAGCCCGCGATGCGTCCGCACAGTCGGCGTTGGACAGTCTCTGGATTTTCCATGTTCCGCAGCTGATCGGGGACACTCCCGAGCTGACGATTTCACGCAGTGGCAACGACCTGCTGCTGGGGTGGCACACGATTCCCGGCGCGACCAGTTACCGCGTCTACACTGTGAATCCCGGCAGTGGCTGGAGCGAGACCTTCCTTCAGGAGACCAGCGAGACCGAGCTGCTGCTCGTGGATGCCCTGCTGGCCGGCAACGGTGCCTGGCGCGTGCGTGCCGTCTTTCCCGATGAGGGTGACGACTGATGAGTGACGAGCGCGATCCTCTGGACGCCCTGCTCAAGGAATGTGACGTCCAGCGCAGTGTGGGTGGGGGACCCGGCGGTCAGCACCGCAACCGCACCGAGAGCCGCATCGTGCTGGTGCACCGTGAGACGGGCCTGCGGGTCGTCTGTGATGACACACGCAGCCAGCACCGCAACCTGCGCCGCGCGCTGGAGATTCTGGCGGAGCGCCTGGAAGAGTCGCGCAAGGTGCCCGTGAAACGCCGGCTGAACAAGGACCGGCCACGCTGGTTGAAGGAAAAGTTGCTGGTGGCCAAGCGCAGACGAGGTCAGCTGAAGGCGCTGCGAGGGGTGCCGCCACGGGACTGAGGGGCGGTGTTCAATATCGGTCTGGGCCTGCAGGCTATAACGGTGTTACACTGACCGAATTTGGCCAGCCCAAGTAACTGATGCCTGTATCGCTCTTTGTTCGGGCCCTGCAAAAACATGAAAACAAAGGCGTTAAGGCTACTGGCACGGGCCTTGCTTGACAGGCTCCGAATTCTGGGGTACATGCAAACCACAGCATCTTGCGTGCCTTGCCAGCAGGGTACTTCTGAAAACTGATACCTGAGATCTCGTGGGGGGGCCGAAAGGTATCGTGACAGAGACCGGGAAACCGGGAATCTGACTGACCCCTGTCTTCGGACAGGGGTTTTTCCATATTCGGGCCAATATCAACCCTGGAGGCCCATGCCCACCTTCTTTCGTCTTCCTTTGGCCAGCGCCACTCCATGCCTGTGCCCAGCCGTCCTGTTCCCGCTTCTTCCGCTGATGGCCTGATGGAATTCCGGGCGCGCACTCCTCATCGGGTTCTGGGCTTCATTGCCTTTCTGCTCAGCTTCGCGCTCTGCATGTTCGGCGGGGCCGTGCTCTTCGTCTTCAACCATGGCCTGCTGGCCGTGCTGCTGATGTTCGTGGGCAGTTCACTGTCTTCGTTCGTGGGTCTGGCCACGACCCGCTGGTTGGCCCGCAAGGACTATGAAGCCTGGCGCGCTCGCCGTGGGGACCAACCCTTCACCGTGGAAGACGACGGCGATCGCTGAAGCCCTCCATCCTGCCGTGCAACCGCCCCGACGGCCTCAAGAGTTGACCCAGACCGTACCCCACGGTCAATCAGGCGGAATTCGGACCCGATAAGATTCGCGGGTCGGACTGATTGGCCGACAGCAACTTCCTGCAGGATTCCACAGGGTCATGTCACGAAAACTTGTCGAAGATCTTGAGCTGGGCATGACCCTGAACAAGGACCTGCACGACCAGCGGGGGCGCTTTCTGTTGCCCTCCGGGACCGTGCTGCAGGAACAGCATCTGCGCTTGCTGCGCCAGTGGCGGATTCCGGTGGTCTATGTGGACAGCCCGGAAGAAGAAGCCGAGGACTGGCACAAGGTGAGCCTCAAGGACCTTGACCCGGCGACCCACATTCTCAACGAGAAGGAGCTGGGTGAGCTGTTTTCCCTGTGCGACCGAACGGATGGGATGACCTCGAAACTCTTCTATTACCTGCTGGACCGACGCAACCGCCTGAGTGTGCTCAACGGGGGCGCGGCATGAGTGAGTTCACGACCCCCGAGGAGGTGGTGCGCTCGGTCAGCCAGGTGGCCACCCTTCCCGAGATGCACCTGCGCCTGCTGGAAGTGATGAACAATCCCCGCAGCAGCGCGCTGGATATGGCCAGGGTCATCAGCCGTGATCCCGGACTGACCGCCAGGCTGCTCAAACGCAGCAACAGCGCGTATTACGGAATGGGCAGCACGGTGGCGACCGTGACCCGCGCGATCACGGTGGTGGGCGTCAGTCAGCTGCGCGAGCTGTCCGTGTCCACGTCGGTGGTGCGCATGTTCAAGCGGCTGCCCCAGGATCTGCTGGACATGGATGCCTTCTGGCAGCACTCGGTACTCGTGGGTGTGATCGCCAAGGAAATGGCCCTGATGCTGAAGTTGCCCGACACGGAAGAAGCGTTCGTGGCCGGGTTGCTGCACGATGTGGGGCGTGTGCTGCTGGTATTGGCGATGCCGGTCGAGTATCGCAAGGTGCTGCTCTTCGCCCGGGCCTCGGGACGCTGGCTGAACCAGGTGGAACACGACCAGCTCGGTTTCACCCACGCTCAGGTCGGCGGAGCACTGTTCCGCTCCTGGGGGTTGCCGCGCAGTCTGGAGCATGCAGCCGAGTTCCATCACTTTCCGGAATTGGTGACTCGTCAGCGCACGGTGACCAGCATGGTGCATCTGGCCGATGCGATGGCTCACGGACTGGAAATCGGCAACAGCGGCGAAACCCGGATTCCACCTTTCCAGTCGCGCTTCTGGGAAGAACTGCAATTGCCCGATCTGATGACCGAAGTCCTCGCCAATGCCGAACACAGCGTGGTGGATGTTTACCGATCGATCATGCAGCCCGCCTCCGGGGAAGAGGAAGAAACGGTCTGAGGCCTCCGGGCAAGGGTCAGCCGCCCACCACCAGAATCACTCCCAGTACCATGCCAGCGGCCGCCCACAGGGTGTGGGTGCGCAATGTCTCACCAAACAGGATGCGCCCCAGCATCAGGGCCATCAGCAGGCCCACCACTCGCTTGAGGGTTTCCATCAGACTGACCTGGGTCAGCTGGATCGCCGCCAGTTGCAGGCTGAGTGCGCCCAGCCCACAGACGATGGCCAGCAGCAGCCCGCGAAAGCGGCCCGCATCAAGTCGTGCCATCGGCTTGCCGGACAGCCTGCGCCGCAGCAGGAGTGTGCCACCGATGCCCAGATTCTGCAGTGTCACATGCTGGGCAATACTGGAGTGCGTCAGGCATTTCTTGTCCAGCACGGAGGTCATGGCCCAGAGCAGGGCCACTCCGCACATCATCACGCTGCCACGTTCGTTCAGCAGCGCCCGCCAGAGGCTGACTCCCTGTCCGCCGTTGATCAGCAGCGCCGAGATGGCCACCAGTCCAATGCCGAACAGCGCGGGCAGCGAGGGTTTTTCGCCCAGCAGCAGAAACGCTCCAAGCACACTGAAGGCCGGCACCAGACTGAGAAAGGGAATGGTCAGGCTCAGGGGTGACACACGCAGGGAGTGCATGAACAGCAGGTTGGCCACGATACCCAGAGCCAGAGTGATCAGCCCGGGCAGGAGATAGTCCATTGAAGGCAGTGCGGCGCCTTCCAGCAGCACGGCCGCCGCCGCGAGCGGCACCATGCCCAGACAGAGCCGGATCACCAGCGCTTCGGAATCCAGCGAGCGCGCAAGCAGCTTGCGCTGGGTGTCGAAGAGACCCCATGCCAGGGCACTGGCCAGGCAAAGCAACAGAGCCAGTCCACTCATGCGTGCGGTCCGGGGGGACAGTCGGGGGCGTGCATGGGGGGCTCCGTTTTGAGAACTGCCGGACCATTCCTTTCTTGGCCGCGCTCCGGCCCGATGGTCGGTGCCGAATCTAACTGTCAGAGGTGTGATGCGCGTGTCAGCAGGCTGATACGCGTCCACTAAGAGGGAATCCTGTTCAAGACAGGAGCGGCCCCCGCCACTGTACCCGGTTACGAAGGGATCACACACCACTGGATGTGGAGTCGGCGCAGCGGTTCGCGCAGGCGCTCGCACCTCACGGATCCGCATTCCGGCCCCAGCCGGACGGCGAGCTGTGGGCCTGTGCAGCGACTCGCGCAAGGTTTGCACCCCGCGAACCAGCATTCCGGCGCCAGCCGGAATGCGAGCTGTGGGGTCGCCGCTGCGACACACGCACGCGTTCGCACCCCGCGAACCAGCATTCCGGCGTCAGCCGGAATGCGAGATGTGGGGTCGCCGCTGCGACCCCACATCCGGGAAGGGATTCCCGGAGAGCGACCCGGAAGCCAGTAGACCTGCCCTGACAGTCCAACCAGTCCCACGGGGTGCGGGGCGGGGGATCTGTCCTGTGCCTGAAGACCCCTCCGGCACCTCCTCTCAAGGAGGTCGCGATGATGTTCGAATCCAGATCACAGCTGACTGCCGGGGCGCTGCTGACCGGTCTGCTCTGCGCGGGTGCCACCCAGGCCGCGGACCAGCTCTTCGTGCTGCGCGGCTACTCCGATCAGGAAGTGCTGAGAATGAACACCGACGGCAGCGCCGCGGTGGCACTGCCTCTGCAACTGGACCTGGCCAACCGGGTGCGCGTGCTGGGCGATCGGCTCTGGGTCGTGGACTCGGGAGCCGCCGAACTGCTGGGCCTGAGCCTGGCCGACGCTCTGGCCTGGCAACCGGGCGACCCGGAACCGGCCGTGATCCACG includes:
- a CDS encoding peptide chain release factor-like protein, giving the protein MSDERDPLDALLKECDVQRSVGGGPGGQHRNRTESRIVLVHRETGLRVVCDDTRSQHRNLRRALEILAERLEESRKVPVKRRLNKDRPRWLKEKLLVAKRRRGQLKALRGVPPRD
- a CDS encoding HDOD domain-containing protein produces the protein MSEFTTPEEVVRSVSQVATLPEMHLRLLEVMNNPRSSALDMARVISRDPGLTARLLKRSNSAYYGMGSTVATVTRAITVVGVSQLRELSVSTSVVRMFKRLPQDLLDMDAFWQHSVLVGVIAKEMALMLKLPDTEEAFVAGLLHDVGRVLLVLAMPVEYRKVLLFARASGRWLNQVEHDQLGFTHAQVGGALFRSWGLPRSLEHAAEFHHFPELVTRQRTVTSMVHLADAMAHGLEIGNSGETRIPPFQSRFWEELQLPDLMTEVLANAEHSVVDVYRSIMQPASGEEEETV
- a CDS encoding DMT family transporter, translated to MSGLALLLCLASALAWGLFDTQRKLLARSLDSEALVIRLCLGMVPLAAAAVLLEGAALPSMDYLLPGLITLALGIVANLLFMHSLRVSPLSLTIPFLSLVPAFSVLGAFLLLGEKPSLPALFGIGLVAISALLINGGQGVSLWRALLNERGSVMMCGVALLWAMTSVLDKKCLTHSSIAQHVTLQNLGIGGTLLLRRRLSGKPMARLDAGRFRGLLLAIVCGLGALSLQLAAIQLTQVSLMETLKRVVGLLMALMLGRILFGETLRTHTLWAAAGMVLGVILVVGG